The following coding sequences lie in one Arachis stenosperma cultivar V10309 chromosome 5, arast.V10309.gnm1.PFL2, whole genome shotgun sequence genomic window:
- the LOC130983099 gene encoding phosphoacetylglucosamine mutase, whose amino-acid sequence MNEQQQSLILESSSRFLPPQGVKLSYGTAGFRADASLLQSTVYRVGILAALRSLKTQSVIGVMITASHNKVSDNGVKIADPNGGMLSQHWEPFADALANAPSPQELIQLINEFVKKEGIQFDGVKHAEILLGRDTRPSGEALLEAAKEGVASIVGAVAMDLGILTTPQLHWMVWARNKGMKASEQDYVEQLSSSFRCLMDLIPSERSKFDGTNDKLVVDGANGVGGLKLKVLEKLLNGLVIEVRNSSEDGGILNEGVGADYVQKEKVAPHGFGSSDAGIRCASLDGDADRLVYFTVHPESSGAIDLVDGDKILSLFALFIREQLSILNEKEGTKNNHQARLGIVQTAYANGASTNYLKQLGLEINLTPTGVKYLHEKAAEFDIGIYFEANGHGTVLFSESFVVWLEATTNELSARSKGSDAEKAALRLLATSRLINQAVGDALSGVLLVEVILQHMGWSIHRWNELYHDLPSRQLKVKVADRTAVITTNAETVVVSPPGLQEAINNETGKYSQGRCFVRPSGTEDVVRVYAEASSQAAADSLANSVAKLVDQFLG is encoded by the exons ATGAACGAACAACAACAGTCTCTGATTCTCGAATCTTCCTCTCGCTTCTTGCCACCACAAGGAGTGAAGCTGTCGTACGGCACAGCTGGGTTCAGGGCCGATGCATCGCTGCTCCAATCGACGGTTTACAGGGTCGGAATTTTGGCGGCTCTCAGATCGCTGAAGACGCAGTCGGTGATCGGCGTCATGATCACTGCTTCCCACAACAAAGTCTCCGACAACGGCGTCAAAATCGCTGACCCCAACGGAGGAATGCTTTCTCAGCATTGGGAACCCTTCGCTGATGCCCTCGCCAATGCTCCTTCTCCACAAGAACTGATCCAG TTGATAAATGAATTTGTCAAGAAAGAGGGTATTCAGTTTGATGGAGTTAAGCATGCTGAAATACTTTTGGGGAGAGACACCAGACCCAGCGGAGAAGCTTTGCTTGAAGCTGCTAAAGAA GGCGTCGCGTCGATTGTTGGAGCGGTTGCAATGGACTTGGGGATTTTGACAACTCCTCAGTTACATTGGATGGTTTGGGCTAGGAATAAGGGCATGAAGGCCTCAGAGCAGGATTACGTTGAACAGCTTTCGAGCTCATTCAG GTGCTTAATGGATTTGATTCCAAGTGAAAGGAGCAAGTTCGATGGGACGAATGACAAATTGGTTGTGGATGGAGCTAATGGTGTAGGTGGACTGAAACTAAAAGTTCTAGAGAAATTGTTGAATGGTTTGGTTATTGAGGTTCGGAATAGCAGTGAAGATGGAGGCATACTGAATGAAGGAGTTGGCGCTGATTATGTGCAGAAAGAGAAGGTTGCTCCACATGGCTTTGGTTCCAGTGATGCTGGGATAAG GTGTGCTAGCTTGGATGGAGATGCCGATAGACTTGTTTATTTTACTGTACATCCGGAAAGCAGTGGAGCAATTGATCTTGTTGATGGGGATAAGATACTTTCTCTGTTTGCCTTGTTTATTCGAGAGCAACTAAGCATTCTTAATGAGAAAGAAGGCACAAAGAACAACCACCAAGCTCGTCTTGGTATAGTGCAGACCGCTTATGCAAATGGAGCATCTACTAATTACCTTAAACAGTTGGGACTTGAAATCAATTTGACTCCAACTGGAGTAAAATACTTGCATGAAAAAGCTGCTGAATTTGATATTGGCATATATTTTGAGGCAAATGGCCATGGAACTGTCCTATTTTCTGAATCTTTCGTAGTGTGGTTAGAGGCCACTACAAATGAGCTCTCCGCAAGATCTAAAG GTTCAGATGCAGAAAAGGCGGCTTTGAGATTATTGGCTACCAGTAGGTTGATCAACCAAGCAGTTGGAGATGCCTTGagtggagtgctcttggtggaaGTCATATTGCAGCACATGGGATGGTCCATACACAGATGGAATGAACTTTATCATGATTTGCCCAGCAGGCAGCTTAAG GTCAAAGTTGCTGATAGGACTGCAGTGATTACAACAAATGCAGAAACTGTAGTTGTGAGTCCCCCTGGTCTACAAGAAGCCATCAACAACGAAACCG GAAAGTATTCTCAAGGTCGATGCTTTGTGCGACCATCTGGCACGGAGGATGTTGTTCGTGTATATGCCGAGGCATCTTCACAAGCAGCAGCAGATAGCCTAGCCAACTCCGTGGCTAAACTTGTGGACCAATTCTTGGGTTGA
- the LOC130982289 gene encoding uncharacterized protein LOC130982289, which translates to MGLLSWWKGKKSEPEPPNSNSSSSVQLKANGAAKPTEVPGMNGAVEVPRPPDATVSIFEFGSVAATNDRVTLAGYCPVSEELEPCRWEFLPAIESNAPQFRVVF; encoded by the coding sequence ATGGGTTTATTGTCATGGTGGAAGGGCAAAAAGTCAGAACCCGAACCACCAAActccaactcttcttcttcggTTCAGCTGAAAGCTAATGGTGCAGCTAAACCTACCGAGGTTCCCGGCATGAACGGCGCCGTCGAGGTCCCTCGCCCTCCAGACGCCACCGTTTCGATTTTCGAGTTCGGTTCGGTGGCCGCCACCAACGACAGGGTCACCCTCGCTGGCTACTGCCCCGTCTCCGAAGAGCTCGAGCCCTGCCGATGGGAGTTCCTCCCCGCCATTGAATCCAACGCGCCGCAGTTTCGCGTTGTCTTCTGA